Part of the Patescibacteria group bacterium genome, GGCCGGTGACAAACCAGAAATTTGATCAACGTCTGGTTTATCCATTAAACCCAAAAACTGGCGCGCATAGGCTGATAAGCTTTCCACATAACGGCGTTGCCCCTCAGCGTAAATAGTATCAAACGCCAAAGATGATTTTCCTGAGCCGGATAATCCGGTAATCACCACCAATTGATTACGCGGAATATCAACAGAAATATTTTTTAAATTGTGTACCCGCGCTCCCCGGATAGAGATGAAATTATCCATATGAATCGCGAGTAGTATACGCCCGTGATATACTATGGTCAAGCATGCGCACTGTTATAGCTCAACAATTAAAGACTTTACCCAAACAACCGGGTGTATATTTGTTCAAAAACCGGTTTGGTAATGTTCTGTATGTCGGCAAAGCCAAAGTTTTACAACAACGGGTGCGGTCATATTTTCGCGCACAGACCGACTTATCTGATTTAAAGTTATTAATGATTCCACAGATTGATGTGATTGATACCATTCCGGTAGCGACAGAGACGGACGCGATTGTTTTAGAAGACCAACTGATTAAAGATTATCAGCCACGCTTTAATACTTTAGCCAAAGACGATAAAAGTTTTTTATATATTCATATTACCGCCGAAACTACTCCGCGTATCCTGGCCGTCCGGCGGCCAGATTTAGCGAGTGGAGGAATTTTTTACGGACCATATCCGTATGCAAAAAATATCCGATCGCTGTTACTTTTAATACATAAAATTTTCCCGGATACTCAACAAATCGATCGGGTGATTGCCTTGTTAGAGGGTAAATTGTCTAACTTAATTCCAGACTTACAGACCGCCATGCAGCAGGCAGCGCGCCAAAAACACTTTGAACGAGCCGCCCATTTACGCGATCAAATCCGAGCTGTGCAACAATTAAAAATGTTACGCAAAACACCGCGCCAATACTTGTTAGAAAGAATGCAAACTACATCTTTGGATATAATGATCGGCCTGAAGGAATTATCACACGCCTTACATTTACCAGAATCTTTGCACCGCATTGAAGTGTATGACATCTCGCACCACCAGGGGCGATATATGGTTGGTTCGATGATTGTGTTTATTGATGGCTTACCGGATAAAGCCGAGTATCGTCGATTTAAAATTAAAAGTGTGTTAACCGGTCAATCGGATGATTTTAAAAGTTTACGGGAAGTGGTGCAGCGCAGATTAAAACGTGATTGGTCATTACCGGATTTGGCGATTATGGACGGCGGTAAGGGGCAACTTAGTGCGGTGGCACCATTGTGGCAATTAGCCGGAGTGCCAGTAGCAGCTTTAGCCAAAAAACGGGAAGAATTATTTTTACCCGGTATACCTTTGCCGGTATTATTATCAGCCGGGAGTCAGGGTTTATTTTTAGTACAAAGAATGCGCGATGAAGCGCACCGGTTTGCGATTAGTTATTATCGTTTATTGCACAGCCGGGCTATGCGCCAGGCAGGGAAATAATATCCTCAGCGGTCGCGCCGATCATGAGTAATTCAGCATCAGTGACAGTTAATTCTTCAGTACCAGATCGAATAACTATACCATTACCAGTGTTAGACCGGAGGATAGTGGGTTGCTTATTTAATAAAGGTTGAACGGCGGGTAAAGCTGATAATTTTGTCATTAAACCAGAGGCTGGTTTTTGTAGAGGCAATTCATGAATTGCCTCTACAGGTTGTTGAGTGGGTTCAGGTTGTTCAAATGTGGCTAAAGCTGTTTTAGTGGCTTGAACTTTCTTTTGCAGATCAGTGAGTTGATCGGCATAGCGTTGGTTAATATGATCCATTTCATCCAACAGACCCTGGCGATCTAACCCACCGGCGGAATAATTATCAAAAGCTTTTTTCTCATCGATTTTTTGTAATCTAACCACTTCTTTGAGTTGGGTATTTTGTTTTTGTAAAACCTCTTTTAACTGAGCGATCTGTGCGGTGTTATCTGGCACAGCGGCCGTTTGACGATCCAGTTCA contains:
- a CDS encoding UvrB/UvrC motif-containing protein, with product MRTVIAQQLKTLPKQPGVYLFKNRFGNVLYVGKAKVLQQRVRSYFRAQTDLSDLKLLMIPQIDVIDTIPVATETDAIVLEDQLIKDYQPRFNTLAKDDKSFLYIHITAETTPRILAVRRPDLASGGIFYGPYPYAKNIRSLLLLIHKIFPDTQQIDRVIALLEGKLSNLIPDLQTAMQQAARQKHFERAAHLRDQIRAVQQLKMLRKTPRQYLLERMQTTSLDIMIGLKELSHALHLPESLHRIEVYDISHHQGRYMVGSMIVFIDGLPDKAEYRRFKIKSVLTGQSDDFKSLREVVQRRLKRDWSLPDLAIMDGGKGQLSAVAPLWQLAGVPVAALAKKREELFLPGIPLPVLLSAGSQGLFLVQRMRDEAHRFAISYYRLLHSRAMRQAGK